A stretch of Ferribacterium limneticum DNA encodes these proteins:
- a CDS encoding hemolysin family protein, whose amino-acid sequence MEIWILVALILGCGVLAMAEMAVGASRISHLAMRAEQGSAAASAVLGFRQHASRLLATTQLGITALAMLSGVYGEALWVPRLQAWLSGLLPLAEGPAYGVALGIVVTVITFFSIVFGEVIPKRLALSHPEALAEALAGLISVLLRLAHPLVLVVSKTADWILALFPSKGSAEATAADEIRFLIEAGRKDGNLDQTESEILGNVFRLDNRRVAGIMTPAAGIAYLDLSISREENLKTLQERAVSRFLVCKGGIANALGFVESRELLQVLLNGKDLDFGKLSPSPPHYVPGTLSLIGLLEFFKANQTQTALVANEFGATEGLVTLSDLMGTVVGDVLSGAVESPLAIQRGDGSWLLDGLLAIDEMKELLGIKELPEEDLGNFHTVGGFVIVHLGRIPKKTEAFDWGDWHFEIMDMEKNRVDEVLATRLPALPN is encoded by the coding sequence ATGGAAATCTGGATTCTGGTGGCGCTGATATTGGGCTGTGGTGTCCTGGCCATGGCCGAGATGGCTGTCGGGGCGAGCCGTATTTCCCATCTCGCCATGCGGGCCGAGCAGGGTTCGGCGGCGGCTTCGGCGGTGCTGGGGTTTCGCCAGCACGCCAGCCGTCTGCTGGCGACGACCCAGCTGGGTATCACTGCGTTGGCCATGCTGTCCGGGGTTTATGGCGAAGCGCTGTGGGTGCCCCGCCTGCAGGCCTGGCTTTCCGGCCTGCTCCCGCTGGCTGAGGGGCCGGCCTACGGGGTTGCGCTGGGCATCGTCGTCACCGTCATCACCTTCTTCTCGATTGTTTTCGGCGAGGTCATTCCGAAACGTCTCGCCCTTTCCCATCCTGAAGCGCTGGCCGAAGCACTGGCCGGGCTGATCTCCGTGCTGCTCCGGCTGGCCCACCCCTTGGTGCTGGTCGTCTCGAAAACAGCCGACTGGATTCTGGCCCTCTTCCCAAGCAAGGGCTCGGCCGAAGCGACGGCTGCCGATGAAATCCGTTTCCTGATCGAAGCCGGCCGCAAGGACGGGAACCTCGACCAGACGGAGAGCGAAATCCTCGGCAATGTCTTTCGTCTCGACAACCGGCGGGTCGCCGGGATCATGACGCCAGCGGCCGGCATCGCTTACCTGGACCTCAGCATCAGCCGCGAGGAAAACCTGAAAACTCTGCAGGAACGGGCCGTTTCCCGGTTTCTGGTGTGCAAGGGCGGGATTGCCAACGCCCTGGGCTTTGTCGAGAGCCGCGAACTGCTGCAGGTCTTGCTCAACGGCAAGGATCTGGATTTCGGCAAGCTGTCGCCCAGCCCGCCGCACTACGTGCCCGGCACCCTGTCGCTGATCGGCCTGCTCGAATTCTTCAAGGCCAATCAGACGCAGACGGCGCTGGTCGCCAACGAATTCGGAGCGACCGAAGGGCTGGTCACGCTTTCCGACCTGATGGGCACCGTGGTCGGTGATGTGCTGTCGGGTGCGGTCGAGTCGCCGCTGGCCATCCAGCGCGGCGACGGCAGCTGGCTGCTCGACGGGCTGCTGGCCATCGACGAGATGAAGGAACTGCTCGGCATCAAGGAACTGCCCGAAGAAGACCTGGGCAATTTCCACACGGTTGGCGGCTTCGTCATCGTTCATCTCGGCCGGATTCCGAAAAAGACGGAAGCTTTCGACTGGGGTGACTGGCACTTCGAGATCATGGACATGGAAAAGAACCGGGTCGACGAAGTGCTGGCGACTCGCCTACCCGCTTTGCCCAACTGA
- a CDS encoding IS630 family transposase translates to MEKFDARKLPRDAQDEMRRQAMRMREELKLSWKAIAKVVGVHVSTVIGWSKRYSMEGSTGLKSKTRGRRYLSGRTLTLAQEWQLRSIIVGENPKQLSLPFALWNRRAVMQMVKVLFDIDMPIRTVGEYLLRWGYTPQRPMKRALEQNPVKVEQWLNDTYPTIAARAKAEGATIYWGDETAVAEDGHWLRGYAPAGQTPVLAAPSKRHGLSMVSAISNQGLVRFEFIEEAMNTDLFIGFMERLIADSGQKVFLILDNLKVHHAKLVTAWLAERTDQIEVFYLPPYSPEINPDEYLNRDFKTGLRSSDRATSKKALLQKATGFMEFLSKTPERVMAYFNHSAVQYAALSSI, encoded by the coding sequence ATGGAAAAGTTCGATGCCCGTAAATTGCCCCGCGATGCCCAAGACGAAATGCGTCGGCAGGCGATGCGGATGCGTGAAGAACTGAAATTGTCCTGGAAGGCCATTGCAAAGGTAGTTGGGGTGCATGTGAGCACGGTCATTGGTTGGTCCAAGCGCTATTCAATGGAAGGCTCGACGGGTCTGAAATCGAAGACGCGGGGTCGCCGTTATTTGTCGGGGCGGACGCTGACTTTGGCTCAGGAATGGCAATTGCGCTCGATCATCGTGGGCGAGAATCCAAAGCAGTTGAGTTTGCCGTTTGCCTTGTGGAATCGCCGTGCGGTGATGCAAATGGTCAAGGTTCTCTTTGACATCGACATGCCGATTCGCACGGTGGGCGAATACCTGCTGCGCTGGGGCTACACCCCGCAGCGACCGATGAAGCGGGCGCTGGAGCAGAACCCCGTCAAGGTTGAGCAGTGGCTCAATGACACCTACCCGACAATCGCTGCCCGGGCTAAGGCTGAAGGAGCCACCATCTATTGGGGTGATGAGACAGCGGTGGCGGAAGACGGGCACTGGCTTCGCGGTTATGCGCCGGCTGGCCAAACACCAGTCCTGGCTGCACCGAGCAAGCGACATGGCTTGTCGATGGTCTCTGCCATCAGCAACCAGGGGCTGGTTCGCTTCGAGTTCATTGAAGAAGCCATGAACACCGACCTGTTCATTGGGTTCATGGAAAGGCTGATCGCCGACAGCGGCCAGAAAGTCTTTCTCATTCTCGATAACCTGAAAGTCCATCACGCCAAGCTGGTCACCGCGTGGCTGGCGGAGAGGACGGATCAAATTGAGGTCTTCTATCTCCCGCCGTACTCGCCGGAGATTAATCCCGACGAATACCTGAACCGGGATTTCAAAACCGGGCTGCGTTCCTCTGACCGTGCCACCAGCAAAAAGGCGTTGCTGCAAAAGGCGACCGGATTCATGGAATTCCTCAGCAAAACACCGGAACGGGTGATGGCTTATTTCAATCATTCGGCTGTCCAATATGCAGCTTTGTCATCTATTTGA
- a CDS encoding P-loop NTPase fold protein, whose product MERYENGDFTDYELGDPRGLILEAKRDNRYFEIPARNKAKLVTSIRSICDLSPSAKDAIEQVQRYCSSRGVRLAAVSNGSQLIAFIGSRYDGKSPLDGTALILDGFDELLENFGRVYECLSPSGVSANKLASFLEENSVAGIPEKISTFIRNYPSFRYQTNSASQLRLIAELLLEDVIRTEEVEKQFYKECYCESGALAQDALVSKNLLRTRYAALFDPSEASPVLSPAKPKGGASISAEILAEGLSRRPIILIGDVGVGKTSFIKNLILVLAEKEFKESIYLYLDLGVNVVLENGVEDYVHREIQKQLEQKYDIDISSLAFISNVYKEDITKFERGIFGPLKVTDSSLYQLKLCEMLESKVKSVEQHLRYAFQKISKETRKQVVVIIDNIDQRDLELQQKAFIISQSIAQHWGAIVFLAVRPNTFHESKRSGSLSAYPNKIFYIMPPRPEQVLERRLVFALNMAEGRMPIESLSSVSLNLTEIALFFKALLLALRKNPQVSEFLSNITGGNVRSMIDFVTKFIGSPNVDSDKIVGHMKDGDGYIIPVHEFSKAALLGDYAHYDPGSSLAINLFDVRYPDRREHFLSTLILGYLNYDPSHGRSDGFVGILDLLSELQSQGFSKEQVGSALRRLTNKKLIETSQRVTFEETTGVELLGDLPESFRITTVGAYHLTRWCGTFAYIDAMVFDTPIFDSELRKLCSFEYESFDIAHRYERSINFRHYLNETWGLAGISVPYFNWNTVRDQSQSTFDSVNSFIKSGVKPRRTKHR is encoded by the coding sequence GTGGAACGGTATGAAAATGGTGATTTTACTGATTATGAGTTGGGCGATCCGCGTGGCCTAATACTTGAGGCAAAACGCGATAATCGATACTTCGAAATACCTGCCCGGAATAAAGCGAAACTAGTCACCTCTATACGCTCGATATGTGACTTAAGCCCAAGCGCTAAAGACGCTATTGAGCAGGTTCAGCGCTATTGCTCATCTCGTGGAGTCCGCCTTGCTGCGGTATCCAATGGATCTCAGTTAATCGCATTCATCGGCAGTCGTTATGATGGGAAATCGCCACTAGATGGAACTGCACTCATTCTCGACGGCTTCGATGAGTTGCTAGAGAATTTCGGAAGAGTTTATGAATGCTTATCCCCTTCTGGCGTTTCTGCCAACAAACTAGCTTCGTTCTTAGAGGAGAATAGCGTTGCAGGTATCCCAGAAAAAATTTCCACATTTATTCGCAACTATCCATCCTTCCGGTATCAGACAAACTCTGCGAGCCAATTACGTCTCATCGCTGAACTCCTACTGGAGGATGTAATCAGAACGGAAGAGGTTGAAAAGCAGTTTTATAAGGAATGTTATTGCGAAAGTGGAGCACTGGCCCAAGATGCATTAGTTAGCAAAAATTTGCTTCGTACTCGTTATGCAGCGCTTTTCGATCCATCGGAGGCATCTCCTGTGCTTTCACCTGCAAAGCCCAAAGGAGGAGCTTCAATCTCGGCTGAAATTTTGGCCGAGGGGCTTTCACGGCGACCAATTATTTTAATTGGAGATGTCGGTGTAGGGAAAACATCGTTTATTAAGAACCTGATTTTAGTCCTTGCTGAGAAAGAGTTTAAGGAGTCCATCTATTTGTATTTGGATCTTGGGGTGAACGTTGTTCTTGAAAATGGAGTTGAGGACTATGTTCATCGAGAAATACAAAAACAATTAGAGCAGAAGTACGATATAGATATCTCCTCTCTCGCATTTATATCTAATGTATACAAGGAAGATATCACCAAATTTGAGCGAGGAATCTTCGGACCTCTTAAAGTGACAGATAGTTCTCTGTACCAACTTAAATTATGTGAAATGCTGGAAAGCAAGGTCAAATCCGTCGAACAACATTTGCGTTACGCTTTTCAAAAAATCAGCAAAGAAACCCGCAAGCAGGTTGTTGTAATCATCGACAACATTGACCAACGAGATCTCGAACTGCAACAGAAAGCCTTCATTATTTCTCAGAGCATTGCTCAGCACTGGGGCGCGATTGTCTTTCTTGCCGTACGCCCAAATACTTTCCATGAGTCGAAGCGCTCAGGGTCACTTTCTGCATATCCCAATAAGATTTTTTACATCATGCCACCTCGACCTGAGCAGGTGTTAGAACGGAGACTGGTGTTTGCATTGAATATGGCAGAGGGGCGGATGCCTATAGAGTCTCTCTCCAGCGTCAGTCTGAATCTCACTGAAATCGCTTTGTTCTTTAAAGCTCTTTTATTGGCACTGAGAAAAAACCCCCAAGTCTCGGAGTTTTTGTCAAACATAACCGGTGGCAATGTTCGCTCAATGATCGATTTTGTAACGAAATTTATCGGGAGCCCAAATGTTGACTCCGATAAAATTGTTGGCCATATGAAAGATGGCGACGGATACATCATACCTGTTCATGAGTTTTCGAAAGCAGCATTACTGGGTGATTATGCTCACTATGACCCAGGATCTTCATTAGCCATAAATTTATTTGACGTGAGGTACCCTGATCGTCGAGAGCACTTTTTGTCCACGCTAATACTTGGTTATTTAAACTACGACCCTTCCCATGGACGATCTGACGGTTTCGTAGGAATTCTGGATTTGCTTTCTGAGCTTCAATCACAAGGTTTCTCTAAGGAACAGGTTGGAAGTGCGCTGCGCCGACTTACAAATAAAAAACTAATTGAAACCAGCCAACGTGTGACTTTTGAGGAGACCACTGGAGTCGAGCTTCTCGGTGACCTTCCTGAGTCATTCCGAATAACGACCGTCGGTGCGTACCATCTAACTAGATGGTGTGGAACATTTGCGTACATTGACGCGATGGTTTTCGATACCCCGATTTTTGATAGTGAATTAAGGAAATTGTGCAGTTTTGAATATGAGTCATTTGACATCGCCCATCGCTACGAACGCTCTATCAACTTCAGGCACTACTTGAACGAGACATGGGGTTTAGCAGGAATTAGTGTTCCATACTTCAATTGGAATACTGTACGCGATCAATCTCAATCTACTTTCGATAGTGTGAACAGTTTTATCAAGAGTGGAGTTAAACCTCGAAGAACGAAACATCGCTGA
- a CDS encoding superoxide dismutase: MEHQLPQLPYAKDALAPHMSAETFDYHYSKHHQAYVTNLNNLIKGTEYENLDLEAIVKKAPAGGVYNNAAQVWNHSFFWNCMKPNGGGAPTGALAAAIDAKWGSLDAFKTAFQTSAVGNFGSGWTWLVKKADGSLDIVNMGAAGTPLTTGDKALLCVDVWEHAYYIDYRNMRPKFVETFLASLVNWSFVEANFA; this comes from the coding sequence ATGGAACATCAACTGCCCCAGCTGCCGTACGCCAAGGACGCACTCGCCCCGCACATGTCGGCCGAGACCTTCGACTACCACTACAGCAAGCACCATCAGGCCTATGTCACCAACCTGAACAACCTGATCAAGGGCACCGAGTACGAAAACCTCGACCTCGAAGCCATCGTCAAGAAGGCCCCGGCCGGCGGCGTCTATAACAACGCAGCCCAGGTCTGGAACCACAGCTTCTTCTGGAACTGCATGAAGCCGAACGGCGGCGGCGCTCCGACCGGCGCGCTGGCTGCAGCCATCGATGCCAAGTGGGGCTCGCTGGATGCCTTCAAGACCGCCTTCCAGACCTCCGCGGTCGGCAACTTCGGTTCCGGCTGGACCTGGCTGGTCAAGAAGGCCGACGGTTCCCTCGACATCGTCAACATGGGCGCCGCCGGCACCCCGCTGACCACCGGCGACAAGGCCCTGCTCTGCGTCGACGTCTGGGAACACGCCTACTACATCGACTACCGCAACATGCGTCCGAAGTTCGTCGAAACCTTCCTGGCCTCGCTGGTCAACTGGTCCTTCGTCGAAGCCAACTTCGCCTGA
- the xseA gene encoding exodeoxyribonuclease VII large subunit: MLIPTPPVGNSVLSVASLNRLVRDCLEAAFPLTWVGGEISNLTYAASGHVYFSLKDSSAQVRCVIWRSRAQLLGWRLENGQKIEARALVSFYEPRGEFQLNIEAVRRAGQGDLFERFLRLKAQLEAEGLFAPENKRPIPAFPRHIAIVSSLQAAALRDVLTTLHRRAPHLRITIFPTLVQGEGAGAKIAEALGQAANGGCDTIILCRGGGSIEDLWAFNEECVARAIRASAIPVISGIGHETDFTIADFAADLRAPTPTAAAELVSPDRDSLLNRLGQLENQIRRRVERSLADQQQRIDWLGGRLIHPAERIRQRHQENDALGLRLQRALFRQIDRSRLQLTTLGQRQTTARPRPELQAGALEHLRHRLAKQTQWALSQHSGKLNSLSSSLKQLDPHAVLTRGYALAIGPDGRAIRDASALAPGDALKLSFARGSATATVNQVVTTPEAD, translated from the coding sequence ATGCTCATACCCACCCCGCCTGTCGGCAACTCCGTCCTCAGCGTTGCCAGCCTGAACCGCCTGGTGCGGGACTGTCTGGAAGCGGCCTTTCCGCTCACCTGGGTCGGCGGCGAGATTTCCAATCTGACCTATGCCGCGTCGGGCCATGTCTACTTTTCGCTGAAAGACAGCAGCGCCCAGGTTCGCTGCGTCATCTGGCGCAGCCGTGCCCAACTGCTGGGCTGGCGCCTGGAAAATGGCCAGAAGATCGAGGCGCGGGCGCTGGTTTCGTTTTATGAGCCGCGCGGCGAATTCCAGCTCAACATCGAAGCCGTCCGCCGGGCCGGTCAGGGCGATCTGTTTGAACGCTTCCTGCGTCTGAAGGCGCAACTTGAAGCCGAAGGACTGTTCGCCCCCGAGAACAAACGCCCGATTCCCGCCTTCCCCCGGCACATTGCCATTGTCAGCAGCCTGCAGGCAGCCGCCCTGCGCGATGTATTGACCACCCTGCATCGACGGGCGCCCCACCTGCGCATCACCATCTTCCCGACTCTCGTCCAGGGTGAAGGCGCCGGCGCCAAAATCGCCGAAGCGCTTGGCCAGGCCGCCAACGGCGGATGCGATACGATCATCCTGTGCCGCGGCGGCGGCAGTATCGAAGACCTGTGGGCCTTCAACGAGGAATGCGTCGCCCGCGCCATTCGCGCCTCGGCCATTCCGGTCATTTCCGGCATCGGCCATGAAACCGACTTCACCATTGCCGATTTTGCCGCCGACCTGCGCGCCCCGACGCCAACCGCCGCCGCCGAGCTGGTCAGCCCCGACCGCGACAGCCTGCTCAACCGCCTCGGCCAACTAGAAAATCAGATCCGGCGACGGGTCGAACGTTCGCTGGCCGACCAGCAACAGCGTATCGACTGGCTGGGCGGCCGCCTGATCCACCCGGCCGAACGGATTCGCCAACGCCATCAGGAAAACGACGCACTCGGCCTGCGCCTGCAGCGCGCCCTGTTTCGCCAGATCGATCGCTCCCGCCTGCAACTGACCACCCTCGGCCAGCGCCAGACAACGGCCCGGCCGCGCCCTGAATTACAGGCCGGAGCCCTGGAACACCTGCGCCACCGCCTGGCCAAACAGACCCAATGGGCACTTTCTCAACATTCCGGGAAACTTAATTCGCTATCCAGCAGTCTCAAGCAGCTGGATCCGCATGCGGTACTGACCCGTGGTTATGCGCTGGCCATTGGCCCCGACGGCCGCGCCATCCGCGATGCCTCGGCGCTGGCACCCGGCGATGCCCTCAAGCTCAGCTTTGCTCGCGGCTCGGCCACGGCCACCGTCAATCAGGTTGTGACAACGCCCGAAGCTGACTAG
- a CDS encoding MotA/TolQ/ExbB proton channel family protein translates to MLAIVQAAGWPIWPLLLASVISVALIIERLVALRRSKVVPTGLLQRAVGEFKRGANNDKLLEELDAHSPLGRVLSAGLRNVNSTREIMKESIEESGSAVSHELNRYLTTLGTIASISPLMGLFGTVVGMIEIFGSQSPTGANPMQLAHGISVALYNTGFGLVIAIPSLIFWRHFRALADGFVVEMEQQAVRLVEYMHGDRK, encoded by the coding sequence GTGTTAGCTATCGTTCAAGCGGCCGGCTGGCCAATTTGGCCCCTGTTACTGGCTTCGGTTATTTCGGTCGCGCTGATTATCGAGCGTCTGGTTGCCTTGCGCCGCTCCAAGGTGGTGCCGACAGGTTTGCTCCAGCGCGCCGTCGGCGAGTTCAAGCGTGGCGCCAACAACGACAAGTTGCTGGAAGAGCTGGATGCCCATTCACCGCTTGGCCGTGTGCTGTCGGCTGGTCTGCGCAACGTTAATTCGACCCGCGAGATCATGAAGGAGTCCATCGAAGAATCCGGTTCTGCAGTCTCCCATGAGCTGAACCGTTATCTGACGACGCTTGGCACTATCGCCTCGATCAGCCCGCTGATGGGCCTGTTCGGTACCGTGGTCGGCATGATCGAAATCTTCGGTTCGCAGTCGCCGACTGGCGCCAATCCGATGCAACTGGCCCACGGTATTTCCGTGGCCCTGTACAACACCGGCTTCGGTCTGGTCATCGCCATCCCCAGCCTGATCTTCTGGCGGCATTTCCGGGCGCTGGCCGATGGCTTCGTCGTCGAGATGGAGCAGCAGGCCGTTCGCCTCGTCGAGTACATGCACGGCGACCGGAAGTAA
- a CDS encoding ExbD/TolR family protein, translating to MNFQRGRSREEPEINLIPLIDVLLVIIIFLMLTTTYAKFSGLEINLPTADASKQAEQPNEVDVAVTASGQILVNKSPLTATDVKSIADGLRRAAGSREDPLIVINADAKATHQSVVDVMQAAQTAGYPHISFATQNR from the coding sequence ATGAATTTTCAGCGCGGCCGTAGCCGGGAAGAGCCGGAAATCAACCTGATTCCGTTGATCGACGTCCTGCTGGTCATCATCATCTTCCTGATGCTGACCACCACTTACGCCAAGTTCTCCGGGCTGGAAATCAACCTGCCGACGGCGGATGCCAGCAAGCAGGCCGAGCAGCCGAACGAAGTCGATGTTGCTGTGACCGCCAGCGGTCAGATCCTGGTCAACAAGTCACCGTTGACGGCCACCGACGTCAAGAGCATTGCCGATGGCCTGCGCCGGGCGGCGGGCAGTCGTGAGGATCCGCTGATCGTCATCAATGCCGATGCCAAGGCAACGCATCAAAGCGTGGTCGACGTGATGCAGGCGGCGCAGACGGCCGGTTATCCGCACATTTCCTTCGCCACCCAGAATCGCTGA